In the genome of Gadus morhua chromosome 12, gadMor3.0, whole genome shotgun sequence, one region contains:
- the dnai4 gene encoding dynein axonemal intermediate chain 4 isoform X2 translates to MESLTEDIEDPASKRDIHITHLECHGKREEVQEEWSEDMLDDIVDCYITETDTITLLEMPGVSVSVDAEDADAVRERNRIYAELCQNRIGNDKYMDRSMQTFNGVSKTKKTQTDKVNMVDAASMATVWDLYDSFCGGDQEGTLPAEDPMVDKLGFPEAAMGAQGEPEKTPSLVNTSSFASTASSRMETEIFLVRVEDEPDPALILNSESFRHSLLVMERTVLANVYQPRLAAYRQLPALVPALELNDEPDQDGGVAKPKIKVPSGEERIESPLPPVLELLWGFSCDLTTGHEVSCMAWNKKCQDLLAVGYSHSKDSEEGLVCCWSLKNITWPECVFRCQSSVTALDFSASRPNLLAVGLQDGCIALYNLSSPEKSPGTSENVHKHVWPLQQLRWTYQEQGFSREEKQEVLISVSGDGLVSQWTQHKRLDCTDLMQLKRTGVEKKRVGEKERNQDLFISKLTPGLCFDFHPVESSLYLVGTEEGNIHACSSSNHEQYLETYQGHTQPVHRVTWSPFSADVFLSCSSDWSIRLWRRGIYKSVLDLTSTYSGVYDVAWSPRRATVFAAVKQGQVEVWDLESSILDPLIVYSAQPGSKLTSVLFTANTDGLLVGDSTGMVSVYQLQNITMAEDTQEDTLEDIINSSLAKQL, encoded by the exons ATGGAGTCCCTAACTGAAGACATTGAGGATCCTGCCTCAAAAAGAGACATTCATATTACCCACTTAG AGTGCCACGGGAAaagggaggaggtgcaggaggagtgGAGCGAGGACATGCTGGACGACATTGTTGACTGCTACATCACGGAGACAGACACCATCACACTCTTGGAAATGCCTGGCGTCTCTGTGTCGGTGGATGCAGAGGATGCAGATGCTGTTAG AGAAAGAAACCGCATCTATGCTGAGCTCTGCCAGAACAGGATTGGCAATGATAAGTACATGGATCGGTCGATGCAGACGTTCAACGGAGTGTCTAAGACCAAGAAGACCCAGACTGACAAAGTCAACATGGTGGATGCAG CATCCATGGCAACCGTCTGGGACCTGTACGACTCCTTCTGCGGTGGTGATCAGGAGGGGACCCTGCCCGCTGAGGACCCCATGGTGGACAAGCTGGGCTTCCCAGAGGCTGCGATGGGGGCCCAGGGGGAACCAGAGAAGACCCCGTCACTGGTCAACACCAGCAGCTTTG cCAGCACGGCCAGCTCACGGATGGAGACAGAGATATTCCTGGTGCGCGTGGAGGACGAACCGGACCCGGCGCTCATCCTGAACTCTGAGAGCTTCCGGCACAGCCTGCTGGTCATGGAGAGGACCGTCCTGGCAAACGTCTACCAGCCAAGGCTGGCCGCATACAGACAGCTACCTGCACTCGTACCTGCACTGGAACTAAATGATGAACCTG ACCAAGACGGAGGTGTGGCAAAGCCCAAGATAAAGGTCCCTAGTGGGGAGGAGAGAATAGAGAGCCCCCTGCCTCCAGTGCTGGAGCTGCTCTGGGGCTTCAGCTGTGACCTCACCACCGGACACGAGGTCAGCTGCATGGCCTGGAACAAGAAGTGCCAG GACCTCCTGGCTGTGGGCTACAGTCACTCCAAAGACAGCGAGGAAGGGCTGGTGTGTTGCTGGTCCCTCAAAAACATCACA TGGCCCGAGTGTGTTTTCCGGTGCCAGAGCAGCGTCACTGCCCTGGACTTCTCGGCCAGTAGGCCCAACCTGCTGGCCGTGGGGCTACAGGATGGCTGCATCGCCCTGTACAACCTCAGCAGCCCAGAGAAGAGCCCAGGCACAAG tgaaAACGTCCATAAGCACGTGTGGCCCCTGCAGCAGCTGCGCTGGACGTACCAGGAGCAGGGCTTCTCcagggaggagaagcaggaggtcCTCATCTCTGTGTCTGGGGACGGCCTGGTCAGCCAGTGGACCCAGCACAAAAGGCTTGATTGCACAG ACCTGATGCAGCTAAAGAGGACGGGTGTGGAGAAGAAGAGAgttggggagaaggagaggaaccaAGACTTATTCATATCCAAACTCACCCCCGGACTCTGCTTTGACTTCCATCCTGTG GAATCCAGCCTCTACCTTGTGGGCACCGAGGAGGGCAACATCCATGCATGCTCAAGCTCCAACCACGAACAGTATCTGGAGACCTACCAGGGACACACG CAACCCGTGCACCGGGTCACGTGGTCCCCGTTCAGCGCCGACGTCTTCCTCAGCTgctcttctgattggtccatcCGGCTGTGGAGGCGGGGCATTTACAAGTCGGTGCTGGacctcacctccacctacaGCGGCGTCTACGACGTTGCGTGGTCGCCCAGGCGGGCCACCGTGTTTGCCGCCGTCAAGCAggggcaggtggaggtgtgggaCCTGGAATCCAGCAT CCTGGACCCCCTTATCGTGTACTCGGCTCAGCCAGGGTCCAAACTGACGTCCGTGCTGTTCACCGCCAACACCGATGGGCTCTTGGTGGGGGACAGCACCGGGATGGTCAGCGTGTACCAGCTGCAGAACATCACCATGGCAGAAGACACTCAG
- the dnai4 gene encoding dynein axonemal intermediate chain 4 isoform X1: MSTSASTLKKRKPSLKVTSLNDSKASDKGSLQTPRQTVKVFDEKGEDVTPKLLFQPDPGSIPIKHKNILANDASAGTSSGFLSTLFQSTANTSFSMPFNRSFLGSSTVSRSSQSTMESLTEDIEDPASKRDIHITHLECHGKREEVQEEWSEDMLDDIVDCYITETDTITLLEMPGVSVSVDAEDADAVRERNRIYAELCQNRIGNDKYMDRSMQTFNGVSKTKKTQTDKVNMVDAASMATVWDLYDSFCGGDQEGTLPAEDPMVDKLGFPEAAMGAQGEPEKTPSLVNTSSFASTASSRMETEIFLVRVEDEPDPALILNSESFRHSLLVMERTVLANVYQPRLAAYRQLPALVPALELNDEPDQDGGVAKPKIKVPSGEERIESPLPPVLELLWGFSCDLTTGHEVSCMAWNKKCQDLLAVGYSHSKDSEEGLVCCWSLKNITWPECVFRCQSSVTALDFSASRPNLLAVGLQDGCIALYNLSSPEKSPGTSENVHKHVWPLQQLRWTYQEQGFSREEKQEVLISVSGDGLVSQWTQHKRLDCTDLMQLKRTGVEKKRVGEKERNQDLFISKLTPGLCFDFHPVESSLYLVGTEEGNIHACSSSNHEQYLETYQGHTQPVHRVTWSPFSADVFLSCSSDWSIRLWRRGIYKSVLDLTSTYSGVYDVAWSPRRATVFAAVKQGQVEVWDLESSILDPLIVYSAQPGSKLTSVLFTANTDGLLVGDSTGMVSVYQLQNITMAEDTQEDTLEDIINSSLAKQL, encoded by the exons ATGTCCACCTCCGCAAGCACGTTGAAGAAACGTAAGCCTTCTCTGAAGGTTACGTC TTTGAATGACAGCAAGGCCTCAGACAAAGGTTCTCTGCAAACCCCAAGACAAACTGTCAAG GTGTTTGATGAAAAGGGCGAGGATGTCACCCCTAAGCTCCTCTTCCAACCCGACCCAGGGTCCATCCCGATCAAACACAAGAACATCTTGGCCAACGATGCTTCTGCTGGCACCTCGTCCGGTTTCCTCTCAACTCTATTCCAGTCAACCGCCAACACAAGTTTCTCGATGCCCTTCAACAG GTCCTTCCTTGGCAGCAGCACAGTATCCAGATCAAGCCAGTCCACCATGGAGTCCCTAACTGAAGACATTGAGGATCCTGCCTCAAAAAGAGACATTCATATTACCCACTTAG AGTGCCACGGGAAaagggaggaggtgcaggaggagtgGAGCGAGGACATGCTGGACGACATTGTTGACTGCTACATCACGGAGACAGACACCATCACACTCTTGGAAATGCCTGGCGTCTCTGTGTCGGTGGATGCAGAGGATGCAGATGCTGTTAG AGAAAGAAACCGCATCTATGCTGAGCTCTGCCAGAACAGGATTGGCAATGATAAGTACATGGATCGGTCGATGCAGACGTTCAACGGAGTGTCTAAGACCAAGAAGACCCAGACTGACAAAGTCAACATGGTGGATGCAG CATCCATGGCAACCGTCTGGGACCTGTACGACTCCTTCTGCGGTGGTGATCAGGAGGGGACCCTGCCCGCTGAGGACCCCATGGTGGACAAGCTGGGCTTCCCAGAGGCTGCGATGGGGGCCCAGGGGGAACCAGAGAAGACCCCGTCACTGGTCAACACCAGCAGCTTTG cCAGCACGGCCAGCTCACGGATGGAGACAGAGATATTCCTGGTGCGCGTGGAGGACGAACCGGACCCGGCGCTCATCCTGAACTCTGAGAGCTTCCGGCACAGCCTGCTGGTCATGGAGAGGACCGTCCTGGCAAACGTCTACCAGCCAAGGCTGGCCGCATACAGACAGCTACCTGCACTCGTACCTGCACTGGAACTAAATGATGAACCTG ACCAAGACGGAGGTGTGGCAAAGCCCAAGATAAAGGTCCCTAGTGGGGAGGAGAGAATAGAGAGCCCCCTGCCTCCAGTGCTGGAGCTGCTCTGGGGCTTCAGCTGTGACCTCACCACCGGACACGAGGTCAGCTGCATGGCCTGGAACAAGAAGTGCCAG GACCTCCTGGCTGTGGGCTACAGTCACTCCAAAGACAGCGAGGAAGGGCTGGTGTGTTGCTGGTCCCTCAAAAACATCACA TGGCCCGAGTGTGTTTTCCGGTGCCAGAGCAGCGTCACTGCCCTGGACTTCTCGGCCAGTAGGCCCAACCTGCTGGCCGTGGGGCTACAGGATGGCTGCATCGCCCTGTACAACCTCAGCAGCCCAGAGAAGAGCCCAGGCACAAG tgaaAACGTCCATAAGCACGTGTGGCCCCTGCAGCAGCTGCGCTGGACGTACCAGGAGCAGGGCTTCTCcagggaggagaagcaggaggtcCTCATCTCTGTGTCTGGGGACGGCCTGGTCAGCCAGTGGACCCAGCACAAAAGGCTTGATTGCACAG ACCTGATGCAGCTAAAGAGGACGGGTGTGGAGAAGAAGAGAgttggggagaaggagaggaaccaAGACTTATTCATATCCAAACTCACCCCCGGACTCTGCTTTGACTTCCATCCTGTG GAATCCAGCCTCTACCTTGTGGGCACCGAGGAGGGCAACATCCATGCATGCTCAAGCTCCAACCACGAACAGTATCTGGAGACCTACCAGGGACACACG CAACCCGTGCACCGGGTCACGTGGTCCCCGTTCAGCGCCGACGTCTTCCTCAGCTgctcttctgattggtccatcCGGCTGTGGAGGCGGGGCATTTACAAGTCGGTGCTGGacctcacctccacctacaGCGGCGTCTACGACGTTGCGTGGTCGCCCAGGCGGGCCACCGTGTTTGCCGCCGTCAAGCAggggcaggtggaggtgtgggaCCTGGAATCCAGCAT CCTGGACCCCCTTATCGTGTACTCGGCTCAGCCAGGGTCCAAACTGACGTCCGTGCTGTTCACCGCCAACACCGATGGGCTCTTGGTGGGGGACAGCACCGGGATGGTCAGCGTGTACCAGCTGCAGAACATCACCATGGCAGAAGACACTCAG
- the pars2 gene encoding putative proline--tRNA ligase, mitochondrial, with translation MEPLLHQLGQRIIRCAPRTLICRKYTHGNGNGADHPSTGSSHMTPVLLVSRLYQPANLREVGQESRQAGEMTCKSQRLMQQAGLIHPSNPGCYYYLPATVRAMEKLVRLIDQEMQGIGGQKLDMPSLCSAELWRSSERWDLMGKELFRLQDRHGVDYCLGPTHEEAVTTLVAHQASLSYRQLPILLYQITRKFRDEPKPRFGLLRGREFYMKDMYSFDVSEEAARHTYDSVCQAYGRLFSRLGLRCLRVQADAGNIGGTLSHEFQLPADIGEDRLLVCGGCSFAANEETLAPGETDCPRCPAGPLAESKGIEVGHTFYLGAKYSRVFNATFSNQQNRPVVSEMGCYGLGVTRILAAAVEVMSTEEAIRWPGLLAPYQVCVVPPKKGSKGSEEGAAQTEGLVHALQGGLPRLRGEVVLDDRTQMTIGRRLKDAVRLGYPYVVVVGQGAQEETPRFEVICQQTDETMFLSKDQLVDLLGRVETV, from the exons ATGGAGCCCTTACTGCACCAGCTCGGACAGAGAATCATTCGCTGTGCACCCCGAACCCTAATTTGTAGAAAGTATACACACGGGAATGGAAACGGCGCAGATCATCCTTCAACTGGGTCCTCACACATGACGCCCGTCCTGCTCGTCTCTCGTCTGTACCAGCCCGCAAACCTACGCGAAGTAGGCCAAGAGAGTCGACAAGCGGGAGAGATGACCTGCAAGAGTCAGCGGTTGATGCAGCAGGCGGGACTCATCCACCCGTCCAATCCTGGTTGCTACTACTACCTCCCGGCTACTGTGCGCGCCATGGAAAAGTTG GTGCGGCTAATTGATCAAGAGATGCAGGGCATCGGTGGTCAGAAGCTGGACATGCCCAGCCTGTGCTCGGCCGAGCTGTGGAGGTCCAGCGAGCGCTGGGACCTGATGGGCAAGGAGCTGTTCCGCCTTCAGGACCGCCATGGGGTAGACTACTGCCTGGGCCCCACACACGAGGAGGCTGTGACTACCCTGGTCGCCCACCAGGCTAGCCTGTCCTACCGACAGCTCCCTATACTTCTCTACCAG ATCACCCGCAAGTTCCGGGACGAGCCCAAGCCGCGCTTCGGGCTGCTGCGGGGCCGGGAGTTCTACATGAAGGACATGTACTCCTTCGACGTCAGCGAGGAGGCGGCGCGCCACACCTACGACTCGGTGTGCCAGGCCTACGGCCGGCTGTTCTCCCGCCTGGGCCTGCGCTGCCTGCGGGTGCAGGCCGACGCGGGGAACATCGGCGGCACGCTCTCCCACGAGTTCCAGCTGCCGGCCGACATCGGCGAGGACCGGCTGCTGGTCTGCGGCGGCTGCTCCTTCGCCGCCAACGAGGAGACGCTCGCGCCCGGCGAGACGGACTGCCCGCGGTGCCCCGCCGGCCCGCTGGCCGAGTCCAAGGGGATAGAGGTGGGGCACACCTTTTACCTGGGCGCCAAGTACTCCCGGGTGTTCAACGCCACCTTCAGCAACCAGCAGAACCGGCCCGTGGTGAGTGAAATGGGCTGCTACGGCCTGGGCGTGACGCGCATCCTGGCGGCGGCCGTGGAGGTGATGTCCACGGAGGAGGCCATCCGCTGGCCCGGGCTGCTGGCGCCGTACCAGGTGTGCGTCGTGCCGCCCAAGAAGGGGAGCAAGGGGTCCGAGGAGGGAGCGGCTCAAACGGAGGGACTGGTGCACGCGCTGCAAGGGGGGCTGCCCCGTctgaggggggaggtggtgctggacGACCGCACCCAGATGACCATCGGCAGGAGGCTGAAGGACGCCGTGCGGCTGGGCTACCCGTACGTGGTGGTGGTCGGGCAGGGCGCCCAAGAGGAGACGCCGCGGTTTGAGGTGATCTGTCAGCAAACGGACGAGACTATGTTTCTCAGTAAAGACCAACTGGTTGATCTTCTGGGCAGGGTGGAAACTGTATGA
- the ttc4 gene encoding tetratricopeptide repeat protein 4 isoform X1, giving the protein MVVRLSTVTDSKQVATPGELPQSLSKMTSADDSDGDWDEFMDKFTEERYKNGFSEDNWEEEMEKIPLFMTKAPEEIDPKTHPQLACLQALIHDEDRTPEEKAVSLKNEGNAYFQEKKYEKAVVAYTEGLKANWEDQVNNTVLLTNRAAAQYYLGNMRSALKDSCAALKIKPDHLKALIRGAQCCMEIRSFPEAIRWCDRGLKMHPGDKKLTELRSAADKHKREAERDARKAMAKEKKEQGERQRLLSAMTERGIKLRLPKRRGSDDDEEQGQGPALDQLTQDATGARVFLDDQGALNWPVLLLYPEHQQSDFISAFCEASCFIDHLAVMFGEELPPWDTDRKYLPQNLQLFFEDEEMEVLYQVVPDMSLLKVLQHKRFFVKAGSPSFIVLVQGSPFSKKYLSEKTLKRW; this is encoded by the exons ATGGTAGTGCGCTTATCGACTGTCACCGATAGTAAACAAGTAGCAACCCCTGGAGAACTCCCTCAGTCCCTGTCAA AGATGACTTCGGCCGACGACAGCGATGGTGACTGGGATGAGTTTATGGACAAATTTACCGAAGAAAGATACAAAAATGGTTTTAGCGAAGACAATTGGGAAGAG GAGATGGAGAAAATACCATTGTTCATGACGAAAGCCCCAGAAGAAATTGACCCTAAAACGCATCCGCAATTGGCTTGTCTTCAGGCCCTTATCCACGATGAAGACAGGACTCCCGAGG AAAAAGCAGTCAGTCTGAAAAATGAAGGAAACGCATATTTTCAAgagaaaaaatatgaaaaggCAGTGGTGGCATACACAGAAGGTTTGAAGGCGAACTGGGAAGACCAGGTCAACAACACTGTTCTACTCACCAATCGAGCTGCTGCACAATATTATCTCG GTAACATGCGCTCTGCCTTGAAAGATTCATGTGCTGCACTGAAGATCAAACCAGACCATCTTAAAGCATTGATCAGAG GAGCTCAGTGTTGCATGGAGATTCGTAGCTTTCCAGAGGCCATCCGGTGGTGCGACAGGGGGCTCAAGATGCACCCTGGTGATAAAAAGCTAACAGAGTTGAGGTCGGCAGCAGACAAACACAAG agagaggcagagagggatgCCCGGAAAGCAATggccaaagaaaaaaaggagCAAGGCGAAAGACAAAGACTACTATCAGCCATGACA GAGCGCGGCATCAAGCTCCGCCTGCCAAAGAGGCGTGGCTCTGACGACGACGAGGAGCAGGGTCAGGGGCCAGCTCTGGACCAACTCACCCAGGACGCCACCGGGGCCCGCGTGTTCCTGGACGACCAGGGCGCCCTGAACTggcccgtcctcctcctctacccagAACACCAGCAAAGTGACTTCATATCAGCCTTCTGCGAGGCCTCATG CTTCATAGACCACTTGGCAGTGATGTTCGGCGAGGAACTTCCCCCGTGggacacagacaggaagtaccTCCCTCAAAACCTGCAG tTGTTCTTTGaagatgaggagatggaggtctTGTACCAGGTGGTACCAGACATGTCTCTTTTGAAAGTGTTGCAGCATAAAAG ATTTTTTGTAAAAGCCGGCTCCCCCAGCTTTATTGTGTTGGTCCAAGGATCGCCCTTCTCCAAAAAGTATTTatcagagaagacactaaagcgTTGGTGA
- the ttc4 gene encoding tetratricopeptide repeat protein 4 isoform X2, which yields MTSADDSDGDWDEFMDKFTEERYKNGFSEDNWEEEMEKIPLFMTKAPEEIDPKTHPQLACLQALIHDEDRTPEEKAVSLKNEGNAYFQEKKYEKAVVAYTEGLKANWEDQVNNTVLLTNRAAAQYYLGNMRSALKDSCAALKIKPDHLKALIRGAQCCMEIRSFPEAIRWCDRGLKMHPGDKKLTELRSAADKHKREAERDARKAMAKEKKEQGERQRLLSAMTERGIKLRLPKRRGSDDDEEQGQGPALDQLTQDATGARVFLDDQGALNWPVLLLYPEHQQSDFISAFCEASCFIDHLAVMFGEELPPWDTDRKYLPQNLQLFFEDEEMEVLYQVVPDMSLLKVLQHKRFFVKAGSPSFIVLVQGSPFSKKYLSEKTLKRW from the exons ATGACTTCGGCCGACGACAGCGATGGTGACTGGGATGAGTTTATGGACAAATTTACCGAAGAAAGATACAAAAATGGTTTTAGCGAAGACAATTGGGAAGAG GAGATGGAGAAAATACCATTGTTCATGACGAAAGCCCCAGAAGAAATTGACCCTAAAACGCATCCGCAATTGGCTTGTCTTCAGGCCCTTATCCACGATGAAGACAGGACTCCCGAGG AAAAAGCAGTCAGTCTGAAAAATGAAGGAAACGCATATTTTCAAgagaaaaaatatgaaaaggCAGTGGTGGCATACACAGAAGGTTTGAAGGCGAACTGGGAAGACCAGGTCAACAACACTGTTCTACTCACCAATCGAGCTGCTGCACAATATTATCTCG GTAACATGCGCTCTGCCTTGAAAGATTCATGTGCTGCACTGAAGATCAAACCAGACCATCTTAAAGCATTGATCAGAG GAGCTCAGTGTTGCATGGAGATTCGTAGCTTTCCAGAGGCCATCCGGTGGTGCGACAGGGGGCTCAAGATGCACCCTGGTGATAAAAAGCTAACAGAGTTGAGGTCGGCAGCAGACAAACACAAG agagaggcagagagggatgCCCGGAAAGCAATggccaaagaaaaaaaggagCAAGGCGAAAGACAAAGACTACTATCAGCCATGACA GAGCGCGGCATCAAGCTCCGCCTGCCAAAGAGGCGTGGCTCTGACGACGACGAGGAGCAGGGTCAGGGGCCAGCTCTGGACCAACTCACCCAGGACGCCACCGGGGCCCGCGTGTTCCTGGACGACCAGGGCGCCCTGAACTggcccgtcctcctcctctacccagAACACCAGCAAAGTGACTTCATATCAGCCTTCTGCGAGGCCTCATG CTTCATAGACCACTTGGCAGTGATGTTCGGCGAGGAACTTCCCCCGTGggacacagacaggaagtaccTCCCTCAAAACCTGCAG tTGTTCTTTGaagatgaggagatggaggtctTGTACCAGGTGGTACCAGACATGTCTCTTTTGAAAGTGTTGCAGCATAAAAG ATTTTTTGTAAAAGCCGGCTCCCCCAGCTTTATTGTGTTGGTCCAAGGATCGCCCTTCTCCAAAAAGTATTTatcagagaagacactaaagcgTTGGTGA